A single Candidatus Kaelpia imicola DNA region contains:
- a CDS encoding NfeD family protein: MNILNNLFSIIFGLMASIIFFLMELFIIPGFGIMGILGIAILTITTHLAYKNLGPDAGIYTLLAGIFFASLFVYYFIKRQLFRKTTLQYRLTKEDGYGIRHLLIKDYLDKEGIALSTLRPVGIIEIDGERLDATAEGTFFLEKGSKVKVVGIDGNKLKVQKKEEV; encoded by the coding sequence ATGAACATATTGAATAATCTCTTTAGTATAATATTCGGCCTCATGGCTTCAATAATCTTCTTCCTAATGGAGCTCTTTATAATTCCCGGGTTTGGCATAATGGGTATACTGGGTATCGCAATCCTCACAATCACAACTCACCTTGCTTATAAGAACCTGGGTCCGGATGCCGGAATATATACTCTGCTTGCCGGTATTTTTTTCGCAAGCCTATTTGTATATTACTTCATAAAGAGACAGCTCTTTAGAAAGACGACTCTGCAATATAGATTGACAAAAGAAGACGGCTATGGGATAAGACATCTATTGATAAAAGATTACCTCGACAAAGAAGGCATAGCTCTAAGTACATTGAGGCCTGTAGGCATCATAGAGATAGATGGTGAAAGACTTGATGCTACAGCAGAAGGAACTTTCTTTCTTGAGAAAGGCTCTAAAGTAAAAGTCGTAGGCATAGACGGTAATAAATTAAAAGTTCAAAAAAAAGAGGAGGTTTAG
- a CDS encoding NfeD family protein — MKNKRKDVLIILIISLLLSISNVSAEKIMVIPVKGVIDLGLSTFIKNSVEKAETQGIATIILEMDTPGGRVDAADIICEALIDYQGETVTFVTNQAWSAGSMIALSSDRIIMRPAASIGSAEPRQGITGEKADEKIVSALRARFKALAEEKDHNTALAQAMVDKDIIVFKILLDDKTLIVTEEELNEKRATERGKIKILTTISEEGKLLNLSAKDAQKYNLAEAICEDREALIAYLGIENLQITEERPSWSENLVRFITHPVLSSLLLGIGFWAIMLALRIPGLGLPEVAGISALGLFFWGHKLAGLSGWLDILLVIIGLTLILIELFIIPGFGLTGAAGALTLLAGIVLTLTNHPIYPPINELNRASGIMLSSLFISLTMLFISLKIFPKTKFWNKLILEYQSKKPETEGELAISDSGIAISDLRPVGRAKFGDKIYDVETLGDYIQKGEKVKIISKHGSIRKVKKA; from the coding sequence TTGAAAAACAAAAGAAAAGACGTTTTAATTATCCTGATAATATCTCTCCTACTCTCTATATCAAATGTATCAGCCGAAAAAATCATGGTCATCCCTGTTAAGGGTGTAATTGATTTAGGGTTGTCTACTTTCATAAAAAACTCCGTAGAAAAAGCAGAGACTCAAGGTATAGCTACTATTATTTTAGAGATGGATACACCCGGAGGCAGAGTAGATGCTGCCGATATAATCTGTGAAGCTCTCATTGACTATCAAGGTGAGACTGTTACTTTCGTAACCAATCAAGCCTGGAGTGCAGGAAGCATGATCGCTCTATCCAGTGACAGAATAATAATGCGGCCTGCAGCAAGTATAGGCTCTGCAGAGCCCAGGCAAGGAATAACAGGAGAGAAAGCAGATGAGAAGATAGTCTCCGCCTTAAGAGCACGATTTAAAGCCCTGGCTGAGGAGAAAGACCATAATACTGCATTGGCCCAGGCTATGGTCGATAAAGATATTATAGTATTTAAAATACTTCTTGATGATAAAACTCTTATCGTTACAGAGGAAGAGCTTAATGAGAAGAGAGCAACTGAAAGAGGCAAGATCAAAATTCTAACCACTATATCTGAAGAAGGCAAACTCTTAAACCTAAGTGCAAAAGATGCCCAGAAATATAATCTGGCTGAAGCAATCTGCGAAGATAGAGAGGCTCTTATTGCATATCTGGGGATAGAGAACCTTCAAATAACAGAAGAGAGACCCAGTTGGTCTGAAAACCTGGTAAGATTTATCACTCACCCTGTTCTATCCTCACTCCTTTTGGGTATTGGATTCTGGGCTATAATGCTTGCATTAAGAATACCAGGTCTAGGACTTCCTGAAGTTGCAGGAATAAGTGCACTAGGACTTTTCTTCTGGGGCCATAAGCTAGCGGGGTTATCAGGGTGGTTAGATATACTCCTTGTTATCATAGGTCTAACTTTAATCTTAATTGAACTCTTTATAATTCCCGGATTTGGATTGACAGGAGCAGCAGGGGCTTTAACCTTACTGGCAGGAATAGTCCTTACATTGACAAACCATCCTATATATCCACCAATTAATGAACTCAATAGAGCATCTGGAATAATGCTCTCGTCTCTCTTCATCTCTCTTACCATGTTATTTATAAGTCTAAAGATATTTCCAAAAACAAAGTTTTGGAATAAATTAATCTTAGAATATCAATCTAAGAAACCTGAAACAGAAGGAGAGCTTGCAATTTCAGATAGCGGAATCGCCATATCTGATTTAAGACCGGTTGGAAGAGCTAAGTTTGGAGATAAGATATACGATGTAGAGACGCTGGGTGACTATATTCAAAAAGGAGAGAAGGTTAAAATCATTTCAAAACATGGTAGTATAAGGAAGGTGAAAAAAGCATGA